One window of Phycisphaeraceae bacterium genomic DNA carries:
- the arfB gene encoding aminoacyl-tRNA hydrolase, with protein MNERAAQSGNGPGSAARGPGEASHREDGAVAGRVSGAMRIGGVDVAPSALRFSFVASSGPGGQNVNKRRTRAELRVWVRDLGLDPAAAERLRAMSGPMGAGLVTEAGELIIECDEHRSQGRNKDEAVERLERLIRAAVARPKVRKPTKPSKGAKRRRLEDKKQRGAIKKRRSGGGEE; from the coding sequence GTGAACGAGCGAGCGGCACAATCCGGCAATGGCCCAGGTTCAGCAGCACGTGGGCCGGGCGAGGCGAGCCACCGCGAGGATGGAGCGGTGGCCGGGCGCGTTTCCGGGGCGATGCGGATCGGGGGCGTGGATGTGGCGCCGAGCGCGCTGCGGTTCAGCTTTGTGGCCAGTTCCGGGCCGGGTGGGCAGAACGTCAACAAGCGCAGGACGCGGGCGGAGCTGCGGGTGTGGGTGCGGGATCTGGGGCTGGATCCGGCGGCGGCCGAGCGGCTCAGGGCGATGTCGGGTCCGATGGGGGCGGGGCTTGTGACGGAGGCGGGTGAACTGATCATCGAGTGCGATGAGCATCGCTCGCAGGGACGGAATAAGGACGAGGCGGTGGAGCGGCTGGAGCGGCTGATCCGGGCGGCGGTCGCAAGGCCGAAGGTGCGGAAGCCGACCAAGCCGAGCAAGGGGGCCAAGCGGAGGCGCCTGGAAGACAAGAAGCAGCGGGGGGCGATCAAGAAGAGACGGAGTGGGGGCGGGGAGGAGTGA
- a CDS encoding integration host factor subunit beta gives MATITKKDLIDRISEKSGVRRSTVKDVVQMFLDQITDELAAGNRLEFRDFGVFEVKSRAARTAQNPKTLQRVSVPPKRSVKFKGGRLMRDRLEGEPPMVEVTAAGKSMSSKGAKAASV, from the coding sequence ATGGCCACGATCACGAAAAAAGATCTCATCGACCGGATCTCCGAGAAGTCCGGCGTTCGCCGCTCCACCGTCAAGGACGTCGTGCAGATGTTCCTCGACCAGATCACGGACGAGCTGGCGGCGGGCAATCGCCTCGAGTTCCGTGACTTCGGCGTCTTCGAGGTCAAGTCCCGTGCCGCACGCACGGCCCAGAACCCCAAGACCCTTCAACGCGTCAGCGTTCCCCCGAAGCGGAGCGTCAAGTTCAAGGGCGGGCGGCTCATGCGCGACCGGCTCGAGGGAGAACCCCCGATGGTCGAAGTCACCGCCGCCGGCAAGTCGATGTCGTCCAAAGGCGCCAAGGCCGCTTCGGTCTGA
- a CDS encoding glycosyltransferase family 2 protein — MSERTRPELSILIPTCGRPEKLRACIGGLVSQDAPPGTFEILVGVDGPTSGEAEAVDEAIRLNASSRSAPRVACRVFELPRAGPAATRNALLGHARGGHVLLLNDDVIPDPACVRTHLEAQRELAASGRTAMVLGAAPWKIHEPDRLFDRMLRETSMVFFYDQMTGAAAADPGHDWGFRHAWTLNLSMPAGALPDAGGFDASFPSACYEDLECAWRICRRFRAPVLYRPGAVVVHDHRYEPLDYLARELRLGYDALLLAHCAAECAMEIFRRDVASTEEIARCAAEVERDAPHARGLARSFLALADAPAGLVRERSTPTSGVGAVYQHHLPLKRWLWKVGLLSAAEERPFETLDAGELLGIRRVTMAA; from the coding sequence ATGTCCGAGCGAACGCGTCCGGAACTCTCGATCCTCATCCCGACGTGCGGGCGTCCTGAGAAACTCAGGGCGTGCATCGGGGGCCTGGTCTCTCAGGATGCGCCCCCGGGCACGTTCGAGATTCTGGTCGGGGTCGACGGCCCCACATCGGGAGAGGCCGAGGCCGTGGATGAGGCGATCCGTCTCAACGCGTCGAGCCGGTCGGCACCGCGGGTGGCGTGCCGCGTCTTTGAACTCCCTCGTGCCGGTCCGGCCGCGACGCGCAACGCCTTGCTTGGCCACGCGCGAGGTGGGCACGTACTGCTCCTGAACGACGATGTGATCCCTGACCCCGCGTGCGTTCGCACTCACCTTGAGGCGCAGCGCGAACTCGCTGCATCCGGCCGGACGGCGATGGTGCTCGGGGCTGCTCCGTGGAAGATCCACGAGCCGGATCGCCTGTTTGACCGGATGCTCCGCGAGACATCGATGGTGTTTTTCTACGACCAGATGACGGGTGCCGCGGCGGCGGATCCCGGCCATGACTGGGGTTTCCGGCACGCGTGGACGCTGAACCTCTCGATGCCTGCCGGTGCGCTTCCGGATGCGGGCGGGTTCGATGCCTCGTTTCCCTCGGCCTGCTACGAGGACCTTGAGTGCGCCTGGCGGATCTGTCGCCGGTTCCGTGCGCCGGTTCTCTACAGGCCCGGCGCGGTGGTGGTCCACGACCATCGTTATGAGCCGCTTGACTATCTTGCGCGCGAGCTTCGTCTGGGCTACGACGCGCTTCTGCTGGCGCACTGCGCTGCCGAGTGCGCGATGGAGATCTTTCGGCGTGATGTCGCTTCGACGGAGGAGATCGCCCGCTGTGCTGCCGAGGTGGAGCGGGACGCCCCGCACGCCCGGGGGCTGGCCCGGTCGTTCCTCGCGCTGGCCGATGCCCCGGCGGGGTTGGTTCGCGAGCGTTCCACGCCGACGAGCGGGGTCGGGGCTGTGTATCAGCACCATCTGCCGCTCAAGCGGTGGCTCTGGAAGGTGGGGCTGCTCTCTGCCGCGGAGGAGCGGCCGTTCGAGACGCTGGACGCCGGGGAGCTGTTGGGCATCCGGCGGGTGACGATGGCTGCGTGA
- the nadA gene encoding quinolinate synthase NadA: MLWQPSLPERYIKMNPDEAARLITERRAELGESLVILGHHYQTDDIIRHADYTGDSLKLSQLAAKVATERPVKWVIFCGVHFMAETADMLTPEHVDVILPDMSAGCSMADMAAYEDAVDCWETLHKTLNEQHLASGGKGEWPGRIIPITYVNSTAAVKAFVGANGGACCTSSNARQVFDWAMAGGTIPAAADHNGQAEQIKVLFLPDQHLGRNTAAAYGLDVATETCLYDPRLVRRGDPLGGSTADQIARAKVILWAGHCSVHKLFRPEHCDEIRKANDALAPGEEPMKILVHPECCKEVVDKADLAGSTEFIIKTIRAAKPGSRWAIGTEVHLVGRLAREAAARGVHASILSDCQCLCTTMFRIDQPHLLWVLDQLAGYSTKDGATQGQPKVVNAVRVHPEVRSAALAAVDRMLSLSAPMAKVD; the protein is encoded by the coding sequence GTGCTCTGGCAACCCTCGCTCCCCGAGCGATACATCAAGATGAACCCCGATGAGGCCGCCCGCCTCATCACGGAGCGCCGGGCCGAACTCGGCGAGTCTCTCGTCATCCTCGGTCACCACTACCAGACCGACGACATCATCCGCCACGCCGACTACACCGGCGACTCCCTCAAACTCTCGCAACTCGCCGCCAAGGTCGCCACCGAACGCCCCGTCAAGTGGGTCATCTTCTGCGGCGTCCACTTCATGGCCGAAACCGCCGACATGCTCACTCCCGAGCACGTCGACGTCATCCTCCCCGACATGTCCGCCGGCTGCTCCATGGCCGACATGGCCGCCTACGAAGACGCCGTCGATTGCTGGGAGACCCTCCACAAGACGCTCAACGAGCAGCACCTCGCTTCGGGCGGCAAAGGTGAGTGGCCCGGCCGCATCATCCCCATCACCTACGTCAACTCCACCGCAGCCGTAAAGGCCTTCGTCGGCGCCAACGGCGGCGCGTGCTGCACAAGCAGCAACGCACGCCAGGTCTTCGACTGGGCCATGGCAGGCGGCACGATCCCCGCAGCAGCCGATCACAATGGACAAGCCGAACAGATCAAAGTCCTCTTCCTCCCCGACCAACACCTCGGCCGCAACACCGCCGCCGCCTACGGCCTCGATGTCGCCACCGAGACCTGCCTCTACGACCCGCGCCTCGTCCGCCGCGGAGACCCCCTCGGCGGCTCGACCGCCGACCAGATCGCCCGCGCCAAGGTCATCCTCTGGGCCGGTCACTGCTCCGTCCACAAGCTCTTCCGCCCTGAGCACTGCGACGAGATCAGGAAGGCCAACGACGCCCTCGCCCCCGGCGAAGAGCCGATGAAGATCCTCGTCCACCCCGAGTGCTGCAAAGAGGTCGTCGACAAGGCCGACCTCGCGGGCTCCACCGAGTTCATCATCAAGACCATCCGCGCCGCCAAGCCCGGCTCGCGCTGGGCGATCGGCACCGAGGTCCACCTCGTCGGACGCCTGGCCCGTGAAGCCGCCGCACGAGGTGTGCACGCCAGCATCCTCTCCGACTGCCAGTGCCTCTGCACCACCATGTTCAGGATCGACCAGCCGCACCTGCTCTGGGTGCTCGATCAACTCGCGGGCTACTCAACCAAAGACGGCGCAACGCAAGGCCAACCGAAGGTCGTCAACGCCGTGCGCGTCCACCCCGAGGTACGCTCCGCCGCGCTCGCGGCGGTCGACCGCATGCTCTCCCTCTCCGCGCCCATGGCGAAGGTGGATTGA
- a CDS encoding PilZ domain-containing protein, with amino-acid sequence MTRSITQNQDRRRYVRHKVEAPCKIIEAKTGRAIPGITRDVSLGGLLVALRTPQELHAGDTIRIGVAWRGQAVIDELSMSDARVTRVFPPFNGQQTVAIQRIAEVPMPARAAA; translated from the coding sequence ATGACACGCTCGATCACCCAGAATCAGGATCGCCGGCGCTACGTCCGCCACAAGGTCGAGGCCCCCTGCAAGATCATCGAGGCCAAGACCGGCAGGGCCATCCCCGGCATCACCCGTGACGTCTCGCTCGGCGGCCTCCTCGTCGCGCTCCGCACGCCCCAAGAACTGCACGCCGGCGACACGATCCGCATCGGGGTCGCGTGGCGCGGACAGGCCGTCATCGACGAACTGTCGATGAGCGATGCCCGCGTCACACGCGTCTTCCCCCCCTTCAACGGGCAGCAGACCGTCGCGATCCAGCGGATCGCCGAAGTGCCGATGCCCGCCCGTGCCGCCGCGTAA